Proteins encoded together in one Telopea speciosissima isolate NSW1024214 ecotype Mountain lineage chromosome 6, Tspe_v1, whole genome shotgun sequence window:
- the LOC122663927 gene encoding long-chain-alcohol O-fatty-acyltransferase-like, whose amino-acid sequence MEEEIKSFIQVWITAIISLFYCYFIAAKIPDGKLRLLSLLPVIYLFIVLPFNLSSIHLLGPTTFYLTWLANFKLLLFSFDQGPLSLTTQPTPSLLQFISISCLPIKIKQNPSQIPKLKENPSLQYTKSPQSALLMFCKALLLALVIRIYDYRTQLHPMVILALYCCHIYLGVEIILAIGAALARTLLGLDLEPQFDEPYLSTSLQDFWGRRWNLMVTSILRPTVYNPIRSISTSILGREWALLSALVATFLVSGLMHEVIYFYLTRVSPTWEVTWFFVLHGFCTAMEVVVKKGLKGRFELHRAISGPLTVGFVALTGYWLFFPQITRNHVDEGAIREYSILLDFVKDKFRLR is encoded by the coding sequence ATGGAAGAAGAGATCAAGAGCTTTATCCAAGTATGGATTACAGCAATCATCTCTCTTTTCTATTGTTACTTCATAGCTGCAAAGATCCCAGACGGCAAACTCAGgctcctctcccttctcccaGTCATCTACCTATTCATTGTTCTCCCATTCAACCTCTCCTCCATCCATCTCTTAGGTCCAACAACCTTCTACCTCACCTGGCTCGCAAATTTCAAGCTTCTACTCTTCTCCTTCGATCAAGGCCCTTTATCTCTCACCACCCAACCTACTCCATCGCTCCTCCAATTCATCTCCATTTCTTGTCTTcccatcaaaatcaaacaaaacccaTCTCAGATCCCCAAACTCAAAGAAAACCCATCTCTCCAATACACTAAATCGCCCCAATCGGCTCTGCTTATGTTCTGTAAAGCCCTGCTTTTGGCACTTGTGATCCGTATCTATGACTATAGAACGCAGCTACACCCAATGGTCATCTTAGCGCTCTACTGCTGCCACATCTATCTCGGCGTAGAAATCATTCTAGCCATTGGTGCAGCCCTTGCTCGAACCCTGCTGGGTCTAGATCTCGAACCCCAGTTCGATGAACCCTACCTCTCTACTTCCTTACAAGACTTCTGGGGTCGAAGGTGGAACCTCATGGTTACGAGTATTCTACGCCCTACTGTATATAATCCTATACGAAGTATTTCTACAAGTATTTTAGGGAGGGAGTGGGCCCTACTGTCTGCCCTTGTGGCAACGTTCCTGGTGTCGGGTCTCATGCACGAGGTCATTTACTTTTATCTCACGCGTGTGAGTCCTACATGGGAGGTGACGTGGTTCTTTGTTCTCCATGGATTCTGTACGGCTATGGAAGTGGTGGTGAAGAAGGGTTTGAAGGGAAGGTTTGAACTGCATCGGGCGATTTCGGGTCCGTTGACGGTTGGATTTGTGGCTCTTACCGGTTATTGGCTGTTCTTTCCACAAATTACAAGGAATCATGTGGATGAGGGAGCGATAAGGGAGTAT